One Hyphomicrobium sp. CS1GBMeth3 DNA segment encodes these proteins:
- a CDS encoding GXGXG domain-containing protein gives MPSIDLETTPLRELNESLHKIQDGTNETEWEVLNPRGRHAVAVGLDAPVTVNIRGPVGYYCAGMNKKATVVVHGSSGPGTAENMMSGRVIIKGDASQYAGATGRGGLLLIEGNASSRCGISMKGIDIIVKGNIGHMSAFMAQTGNLVVLGDAGDALGDSIYEAKLFVRGSVKSLGADCIEKEMRQEHHDVLSELLKKAGVNSVKTSEFKRFGSARKLYNFNIDNADAY, from the coding sequence ATGCCATCTATCGACCTCGAAACCACTCCGCTCCGCGAGCTCAACGAGAGCCTGCACAAAATTCAAGACGGTACCAACGAGACCGAATGGGAAGTGCTCAATCCGCGCGGCAGGCACGCCGTCGCAGTCGGCCTCGACGCACCCGTCACGGTCAATATTCGCGGACCGGTCGGATATTATTGCGCCGGCATGAACAAGAAGGCGACCGTGGTTGTCCACGGCTCGTCTGGCCCCGGCACCGCGGAAAATATGATGTCGGGCCGCGTGATCATCAAAGGTGACGCCAGCCAGTACGCTGGCGCCACCGGACGCGGCGGCCTGCTCCTTATCGAGGGCAATGCTTCGTCGCGCTGCGGCATCTCGATGAAGGGTATCGACATCATCGTCAAAGGCAACATCGGCCACATGTCCGCCTTCATGGCGCAGACCGGCAACCTCGTTGTGCTCGGTGACGCAGGCGATGCCCTCGGAGATTCGATCTACGAGGCTAAGCTCTTCGTGCGCGGAAGCGTCAAGAGTCTCGGCGCCGATTGTATCGAGAAGGAGATGCGCCAGGAGCACCACGACGTGCTGTCCGAGCTCCTGAAAAAGGCAGGCGTCAACAGCGTGAAGACTTCCGAGTTCAAGCGCTTCGGCTCTGCCCGCAAGCTATACAACTTCAACATCGACAACGCGGACGCCTACTGA
- a CDS encoding glutamine amidotransferase family protein, translated as MCGIVGLFIKDKALEPRLGELTAGMLATMCERGPDSAGFAVYGAPKSGKVKITLQSATPDKDFADLAKAIEREVDTKVKLDVKSTHAVLTVPAEDADSVRQAVREKFPSVRIMGSGEAIEIYKEVGYPTEVARQFELSKMKGTHAIGHTRMATESAVTTLGAHPFSTGTDQCLVHNGSLSNHNNLRRELRHDGITFETANDSEVAAAYLTWRMNQGLNLGEALEKSLEDLDGFFTFVVGTKNGFGVVRDPIACKPAVLAETDQYVAFGSEYRALAGLPGIENAKVWEPEPATVYFWER; from the coding sequence ATGTGTGGAATTGTCGGACTATTCATTAAGGACAAGGCGCTCGAGCCGCGGCTCGGAGAGCTGACAGCCGGGATGCTTGCCACGATGTGCGAGCGCGGTCCGGATTCGGCAGGCTTTGCCGTCTACGGAGCGCCGAAGTCGGGTAAGGTCAAGATCACGCTGCAGTCGGCGACGCCCGACAAGGACTTCGCCGATCTCGCCAAGGCCATTGAGCGCGAGGTCGATACCAAGGTGAAGCTCGACGTCAAGTCGACCCACGCCGTTCTGACGGTCCCGGCCGAGGATGCCGACTCCGTCCGCCAGGCAGTGCGCGAAAAATTCCCGAGCGTGCGCATCATGGGCTCCGGCGAGGCGATCGAGATCTACAAGGAGGTCGGCTATCCGACCGAGGTCGCGCGCCAGTTCGAGCTTTCGAAGATGAAGGGCACACACGCCATCGGCCACACCCGCATGGCCACGGAGAGCGCTGTCACCACGCTCGGCGCGCATCCCTTCTCGACCGGCACCGACCAGTGCCTGGTGCACAATGGCTCGCTGTCGAACCACAACAACCTGCGTCGCGAGCTGCGTCATGACGGGATCACCTTCGAGACGGCCAACGATAGCGAGGTCGCGGCCGCCTACCTGACATGGCGCATGAACCAGGGCCTGAACCTCGGCGAGGCGCTCGAGAAGAGCCTTGAGGACCTCGACGGCTTCTTCACCTTCGTCGTCGGTACCAAGAATGGCTTCGGCGTTGTGCGCGATCCGATCGCCTGCAAGCCGGCCGTGCTGGCCGAAACCGATCAATACGTGGCCTTCGGCTCCGAGTACCGCGCTCTTGCCGGTCTTCCCGGCATCGAGAACGCCAAAGTCTGGGAGCCAGAGCCCGCGACCGTCTACTTCTGGGAGCGCTGA